AAGCCCTATATCCAATAGTAGTTACACTTTCTGGAATAGTGATAGATGTTAAGCTACTACTGAAAGAAAAAGCAGACTCTCCAATTGATACTACAGAATAAGTTTTCTCTAAATGTGTAACGGTTTCAGGAATTGTAATAACACCAGTATATGTACCATAATTCTCACCTGTTACTTCCACCTCATTCGTTTCTGAAGGCAGAATATTATAATAAATCCCGCCGCTCTCAAAATCATACGCCCAAGCATGAATCACACAGAGTAAACCAAGCATGAAAACTAAAAAAAATTTCTTTGTCATAACTATTTAATTTGTATTATTATTTTTAGATTTGATATTCTTATCATATTTGAAATACGTTGTCATATAAGAATAGAATGATGCAACAATTAATAAAATGCACGCTATAAAAACTATTAACGATAATATTTCTCCGTTAAAACAAATTACTCCTTCTTTAGAGCAGATTGCAATAAATATAAACAACTGAGAAGCCGTTATAAACCAGAAAAATATTCTATAAAAATCCGGTAGATAATCCCAATAGTTTTTATTATCGGCATTGTATAATCCTTGAAATATATCATCATATTCTCTTTTCAGTTCCCGTTTTCTTATAATCATATTCAAATGATGGTCACGTCTAAACCCATAACCTATATTTAGAATTATCATATTCAGCAATAATAAGATAGATAAAACAATAAAAGTTGTTGCTAGTAAAATAGAATTGGAAAAGTAGATTTGATTGTTATATAGGCTTATATATGTCTGTGAATAAATCACACAATCAGCAGTATGAACATACACAAATCCAAATCCGCCAAATAAAACAAAAAGAGCAATCAAAAATTTAATAAATAACCCTTGATGATGATTTTGATTCTCTGCAAATTGAGAATGTAAAGTTTCTAAAATAGGTGATTTTTCAACCATCAGAATAAAGCGTATTGCCCTCTCCGGCTCCAAAAGAAGAGTTTATAAAATAAGAAAGCGTGGAACCGTTAACTTACTTTATCAAGTGAAATAAGTCAAACACTTTCAATGTTTGATATGTCTAATATGTATGCCGATTGTTATTAATCGACGTGCAAATATAAACATAATTTTAATATTACAAGCGTTTTCGCCCTTAATGGACTGTTGCGGTTGCAAAATTAATTACCGAGTATGCCATTGTATGACGCTTTAAATGATTATTTTTGTATTTAATCGATAATTTGAAGTATTTTATTATGTCTCGAATCCATCATTTACAACGTAACTTGTTGATTATACACAAGATTAAAAGCTCTATGTATATCAGTTTCTCGGAACTCACTCGTTATTTAGAGCAAGAACTATTTTTTCGTGGAATACTCAATACTGGATTATCTCGCAGAACAATACAACGAGACTTCCAGACTATAAGAACTGATTTCGGTATAGATATAGAATATTGTTATTATAATAAAGGTTATTATATTAAAGA
This sequence is a window from Dysgonomonadaceae bacterium PH5-43. Protein-coding genes within it:
- a CDS encoding type III secretory pathway component EscU (product_source=COG4792; cog=COG4792; superfamily=81452; transmembrane_helix_parts=Inside_1_24,TMhelix_25_47,Outside_48_70,TMhelix_71_93,Inside_94_137,TMhelix_138_157,Outside_158_169,TMhelix_170_192,Inside_193_209), yielding MVEKSPILETLHSQFAENQNHHQGLFIKFLIALFVLFGGFGFVYVHTADCVIYSQTYISLYNNQIYFSNSILLATTFIVLSILLLLNMIILNIGYGFRRDHHLNMIIRKRELKREYDDIFQGLYNADNKNYWDYLPDFYRIFFWFITASQLFIFIAICSKEGVICFNGEILSLIVFIACILLIVASFYSYMTTYFKYDKNIKSKNNNTN